A stretch of the Hippocampus zosterae strain Florida chromosome 18, ASM2543408v3, whole genome shotgun sequence genome encodes the following:
- the gadd45gb.1 gene encoding growth arrest and DNA-damage-inducible, gamma b, tandem duplicate 1 — MTLEEVLSQKSTEAERARCTGKALQEVLVTAMDNDALTVGVYECAKVMNLDPDSVSFCVLAVDEGFECDVALQIHFTLIQSFCFDNDISIVRVSDSRRLAEIVADEPQRLEDAHCVLITNPADGAWEDPSLEKLHLFCEESRRVNDWVPEVSLPGR, encoded by the exons ATGACCCTTGAGGAAGTTCTCAGCCAGAAATCCACCGAAGCCGAGCGTGCGCGTTGCACCGGCAAAGCCCTGCAAGAGGTGCTGGTTACCGCCATGGACAACGACGCTCTCACCGTGGGAGTGTACGAGTGCGCAAAAGTGATGAATCT CGACCCGGACAGCGTGTCCTTCTGCGTGCTGGCCGTGGACGAGGGTTTCGAGTGCGACGTGGCTCTGCAGATCCACTTCACCCTCATCCAGTCCTTCTGCTTCGACAACGACATCAGCATCGTCCGAGTGAGCGACTCGCGGCGTCTGGCCGAGATCGTGGCCGACGAGCCGCAGCGGCTGGAAGACGCTCACTGCGTCCTCATCACG AACCCGGCGGACGGGGCTTGGGAGGACCCCTCTCTGGAGAAGCTGCACCTGTTCTGCGAGGAGAGCCGGCGTGTGAACGACTGGGTCCCCGAGGTCAGCCTGCCCGGACGCTGA
- the LOC127591235 gene encoding growth arrest and DNA damage-inducible protein GADD45 gamma-like: MQSPGKSLKEALLCAQSEARLTVGVYESAKIMTDDPDSVSFCVLAVDEGFECDVALQIHFTLIQSFCFDNDISIVRVSDSRRLAEIVADEPQRLEDAHCVLITNPADGAWEDPSLEKLHLFCEESRRVNDWVPEVSLPGR; the protein is encoded by the exons ATGCAGTCTCCTGGAAAATCTCTGAAGGAAGCTCTGCTCTGTGCTCAGAGCGAAGCTCGACTCACCGTTGGAGTCTATGAAAGTGCCAAAATAATGACCGA CGACCCGGACAGCGTGTCCTTCTGCGTGCTGGCCGTGGACGAGGGTTTCGAGTGCGACGTGGCTCTGCAGATCCACTTCACCCTCATCCAGTCCTTCTGCTTCGACAACGACATCAGCATCGTCCGAGTGAGCGACTCGCGGCGTCTGGCCGAGATCGTCGCCGACGAGCCGCAGCGGCTGGAAGACGCTCACTGCGTCCTCATCACG AACCCGGCGGACGGGGCTTGGGAGGACCCCTCTCTGGAGAAGCTGCACCTGTTCTGCGAGGAGAGCCGGCGTGTGAACGACTGGGTCCCCGAGGTCAGCCTGCCCGGACGCTGA
- the nim1kb gene encoding serine/threonine-protein kinase NIM1 isoform X2 — MKASPKMPAGQIQIQVASPKLHHSLYSLTDSSDPEPECEEADGPPCLTPLQKLTTDMHKDERTIKELVIGRRVGFYKVRGEIGHGTFSRVKLAFHALTKDKVALKILDKTRFDNQAQRLLSREVGSMNSLQHPNVIRLYEVVEMPSRLYLVLEYAGGGDLHNKICNEGKLADNTSKITFSQILSAIKYMHNNNIVHRDLKAENVLFAASGCVKVADFGFSTQVSKRNDTLDTFCGSPPYAAPELFRDECYLGPPVDVWAMGVLLFFMVTGTMPFRAETMGKLRRCVIQGTYTIPPWVPGPCQRLIRGILKADPLERCAVDQMLGCDWLLPVEFPWSLASPEPAGPPRGLSDWESSDLVREEETEEVRCSLEKLGFTSAHLRNNHLNDCRNPLTGVYRILLHRAQRRRGCDSLPVVRGMVRDPKREGLRAYRGLRHTSKLCVLS; from the exons ATGAAAGCATCACCTAAGATGCCTGCAGGACAGATCCAGATCCAGGTAGCGAGCCCCAAACTCCACCACAGCCTTTACAGCCTGACCGACAGCTCAGACCCCGAACCCGAGTGTGAGGAAGCAGATGGCCCGCCGTGCCTTACCCCGCTGCAGAAGCTCACGACGGACATGCACAAGGACGAGCGAACCATCAAGGAACTGGTCATCGGCCGCAGGGTCGGCTTCTACAAAGTCAGAGGGGAGATTGGCCACGGGACCTTCTCCAGAGTCAAACTGGCTTTTCACGCGCTGACAAAAG ATAAAGTGGCCCTTAAAATCCTGGACAAGACGAGATTCGACAATCAGGCCCAGCGACTTCTCTCCAGGGAAGTCGGCAGCATGAACTCCTTACAGCACCCCAACGTGATCCGTCTCTACGAAGTGGTGGAGATGCCCAGCCGCCTCTACCTGGTGCTGGAGTACGCGGGCGGCGGAGACCTCCACAACAAGATTTGCAATGAGGGCAAACTTGCCGACAACACCAGCAAGATCACATTCTCCCAGATCCTCTCTGCCATTAAATATATG cacaacaacaacatcgtCCACCGAGACCTGAAGGCCGAAAACGTTCTGTTCGCCGCCAGCGGCTGCGTGAAGGTGGCGGACTTTGGATTCAGCACGCAGGTTTCCAAGCGCAACGATACGCTGGACACCTTCTGCGGCTCGCCCCCGTACGCCGCCCCGGAGCTTTTCAGGGACGAGTGCTACCTGGGCCCTCCCGTGGACGTGTGGGCTATGGGGGTCCTGCTTTTCTTCATGGTGACCGGCACCATGCCGTTCCGTGCCGAAACCATGGGCAAGCTCAGGCGATGCGTCATCCAGGGCACCTACACTATCCCCCCCTGGGTTCCCGGCCCCTGTCAGAGGCTCATCAGAGGCATCTTAAAGGCAGATCCCCTTGAGCGTTGTGCCGTGGACCAGATGCTGGGTTGCGACTGGCTATTGCCCGTGGAATTCCCCTGGTCCTTGGCATCTCCGGAACCAGCCGGCCCACCGCGAGGCCTGTCGGATTGGGAAAGCAGCGACCTCGTGAGGGAGGAGGAGACGGAGGAGGTCAGGTGCTCCCTGGAGAAGCTGGGGTTTACCTCGGCACACCTGCGGAACAATCACTTGAATGACTGCCGCAACCCCCTTACGGGGGTCTATCGAATCCTGCTGCACCGGGCGCAAAGGAGGAGGGGCTGCGATAGTCTGCCGGTGGTTCGAGGGATGGTGAGGGACCCCAAGCGGGAGGGACTTCGAGCATACCGGGGCCTCAGGCACACCTCGAAACTCTGCGTGCTTTCATAA
- the nim1kb gene encoding serine/threonine-protein kinase NIM1 isoform X1, whose amino-acid sequence MMFSQMKASPKMPAGQIQIQVASPKLHHSLYSLTDSSDPEPECEEADGPPCLTPLQKLTTDMHKDERTIKELVIGRRVGFYKVRGEIGHGTFSRVKLAFHALTKDKVALKILDKTRFDNQAQRLLSREVGSMNSLQHPNVIRLYEVVEMPSRLYLVLEYAGGGDLHNKICNEGKLADNTSKITFSQILSAIKYMHNNNIVHRDLKAENVLFAASGCVKVADFGFSTQVSKRNDTLDTFCGSPPYAAPELFRDECYLGPPVDVWAMGVLLFFMVTGTMPFRAETMGKLRRCVIQGTYTIPPWVPGPCQRLIRGILKADPLERCAVDQMLGCDWLLPVEFPWSLASPEPAGPPRGLSDWESSDLVREEETEEVRCSLEKLGFTSAHLRNNHLNDCRNPLTGVYRILLHRAQRRRGCDSLPVVRGMVRDPKREGLRAYRGLRHTSKLCVLS is encoded by the exons ATGATGTTTTCGCAGATGAAAGCATCACCTAAGATGCCTGCAGGACAGATCCAGATCCAGGTAGCGAGCCCCAAACTCCACCACAGCCTTTACAGCCTGACCGACAGCTCAGACCCCGAACCCGAGTGTGAGGAAGCAGATGGCCCGCCGTGCCTTACCCCGCTGCAGAAGCTCACGACGGACATGCACAAGGACGAGCGAACCATCAAGGAACTGGTCATCGGCCGCAGGGTCGGCTTCTACAAAGTCAGAGGGGAGATTGGCCACGGGACCTTCTCCAGAGTCAAACTGGCTTTTCACGCGCTGACAAAAG ATAAAGTGGCCCTTAAAATCCTGGACAAGACGAGATTCGACAATCAGGCCCAGCGACTTCTCTCCAGGGAAGTCGGCAGCATGAACTCCTTACAGCACCCCAACGTGATCCGTCTCTACGAAGTGGTGGAGATGCCCAGCCGCCTCTACCTGGTGCTGGAGTACGCGGGCGGCGGAGACCTCCACAACAAGATTTGCAATGAGGGCAAACTTGCCGACAACACCAGCAAGATCACATTCTCCCAGATCCTCTCTGCCATTAAATATATG cacaacaacaacatcgtCCACCGAGACCTGAAGGCCGAAAACGTTCTGTTCGCCGCCAGCGGCTGCGTGAAGGTGGCGGACTTTGGATTCAGCACGCAGGTTTCCAAGCGCAACGATACGCTGGACACCTTCTGCGGCTCGCCCCCGTACGCCGCCCCGGAGCTTTTCAGGGACGAGTGCTACCTGGGCCCTCCCGTGGACGTGTGGGCTATGGGGGTCCTGCTTTTCTTCATGGTGACCGGCACCATGCCGTTCCGTGCCGAAACCATGGGCAAGCTCAGGCGATGCGTCATCCAGGGCACCTACACTATCCCCCCCTGGGTTCCCGGCCCCTGTCAGAGGCTCATCAGAGGCATCTTAAAGGCAGATCCCCTTGAGCGTTGTGCCGTGGACCAGATGCTGGGTTGCGACTGGCTATTGCCCGTGGAATTCCCCTGGTCCTTGGCATCTCCGGAACCAGCCGGCCCACCGCGAGGCCTGTCGGATTGGGAAAGCAGCGACCTCGTGAGGGAGGAGGAGACGGAGGAGGTCAGGTGCTCCCTGGAGAAGCTGGGGTTTACCTCGGCACACCTGCGGAACAATCACTTGAATGACTGCCGCAACCCCCTTACGGGGGTCTATCGAATCCTGCTGCACCGGGCGCAAAGGAGGAGGGGCTGCGATAGTCTGCCGGTGGTTCGAGGGATGGTGAGGGACCCCAAGCGGGAGGGACTTCGAGCATACCGGGGCCTCAGGCACACCTCGAAACTCTGCGTGCTTTCATAA